The stretch of DNA CTGAGGCGGGAAGGTAGATCGATGGATGCTCCGGAGGTGATTTCCCAACGGTGAGACCTCCAATCCCTCCCATCTCTTCTATTCTCCCCAACAGTTTCTTTCCTTTAGTCCGTTCCGCTGGATGTTGTGTGTTGGATGTTTTGCCCCGGCAGTTGCTTCAAGAAATTGACGCCAGTTTGCATTTTTCTTTTGTTGGCGCCAATGTCTCAGTGTCCATCCCAAGAAGAAACCATGTGTGGATGGCAATCAACAGCAGCATTCCCAGACATCCATGGGCCGCGCGATATCCGAGGTGCTTAACGATGACAACATCCTCATCGAGATCCTCATCCGTGTCGGCTTCCCTACCACCCTCGTCCGCGCCGCCCTTGTCTGCAAGCGCTGGTACCACCTCGCCTCAGACCGCGGGTTCCTCTGCCGTTTCCGCAAGCGCAACCCACCCCGCCTCCTTGGCTTATACATCGACGTAAGGTGGACCGGGTTGGGGTTGTACGCTACTCCGCGCTTTGTCCCACTGCAGCCCCAGGCCCCGGAGCTTGACACCGTTGTCCGCCGCGTGGCGAGCCATAGCTTCGACGCCTACGGTGACGGAATATGGATCATGCACTGCCAGAATGGCAGCATCTTCACCAGATACCGCAAAGGAACAGAAGTGACACATGGAGTTTACCGCCCATTGTGCCCTGAGAGAGACATGGACTTCATCCCACCACTCCCAACCGCCCAGAACCGCATGCAAAAACTTCTTGGTGCAATCCTCTCCAAAGAAGGCGATGGGCTGTCCTACCTGTATGTGTTGGCGGAGTGTACCGCGCAAACAAAAACTTTCAAGGTGCGTGTGTATATGTTGCAAGGCGGCGTCTGGTGCATGCATACCTCGGCCACAACACAACTCCCTCATATGCTGCC from Triticum dicoccoides isolate Atlit2015 ecotype Zavitan chromosome 6A, WEW_v2.0, whole genome shotgun sequence encodes:
- the LOC119315057 gene encoding uncharacterized protein LOC119315057 isoform X3, coding for MDAPEVISQRVHPKKKPCVDGNQQQHSQTSMGRAISEVLNDDNILIEILIRVGFPTTLVRAALVCKRWYHLASDRGFLCRFRKRNPPRLLGLYIDVRWTGLGLYATPRFVPLQPQAPELDTVVRRVASHSFDAYGDGIWIMHCQNGSIFTRYRKGTEVTHGVYRPLCPERDMDFIPPLPTAQNRMQKLLGAILSKEGDGLSYLYVLAECTAQTKTFKVRVYMLQGGVWCMHTSATTQLPHMLPALKPVLVDDKIYMADVFSNDIIVLDLATSSFSRILLPQGVKYHTLHTILSRADDASGLYLIHVHAKEHQLCIWLHKGDNWLLVDTLCLHQMWANLRMRDHTLEDEDISYAYISQVGDNVQFVFLKTMCGRILYLDVTSRTLHKVHGMAEKDRHFSAIYPFMMIWPPIFPALKDDHARDAK
- the LOC119315057 gene encoding uncharacterized protein LOC119315057 isoform X1, whose amino-acid sequence is MDAPEVISQRVHPKKKPCVDGNQQQHSQTSMGRAISEVLNDDNILIEILIRVGFPTTLVRAALVCKRWYHLASDRGFLCRFRKRNPPRLLGLYIDVRWTGLGLYATPRFVPLQPQAPELDTVVRRVASHSFDAYGDGIWIMHCQNGSIFTRYRKGTEVTHGVYRPLCPERDMDFIPPLPTAQNRMQKLLGAILSKEGDGLSYLYVLAECTAQTKTFKVRVYMLQGGVWCMHTSATTQLPHMLPALKPVLVDDKIYMADVFSNDIIVLDLATSSFSRILLPQGVKYHTLHTILSRADDASGLYLIHVHAKEHQLCIWLHKGDNWLLVDTLCLHQMWANLRMRDHTLEDEDISYAYISQVGDNVQFVFLKTMCGRILYLDVTSRTLHKVHGMAEKDRHFSAIYPFMMIWPPIFPALKDDHARQGSWVEMGQPETGRQVKKRGYPEGL
- the LOC119315057 gene encoding uncharacterized protein LOC119315057 isoform X2, translated to MDAPEVISQRVHPKKKPCVDGNQQQHSQTSMGRAISEVLNDDNILIEILIRVGFPTTLVRAALVCKRWYHLASDRGFLCRFRKRNPPRLLGLYIDVRWTGLGLYATPRFVPLQPQAPELDTVVRRVASHSFDAYGDGIWIMHCQNGSIFTRYRKGTEVTHGVYRPLCPERDMDFIPPLPTAQNRMQKLLGAILSKEGDGLSYLYVLAECTAQTKTFKVRVYMLQGGVWCMHTSATTQLPHMLPALKPVLVDDKIYMADVFSNDIIVLDLATSSFSRILLPQGVKYHTLHTILSRADDASGLYLIHVHAKEHQLCIWLHKGDNWLLVDTLCLHQMWANLRMRDHTLEDEDISYAYISQVGDNVQFVFLKTMCGRILYLDVTSRTLHKVHGMAEKDRHFSAIYPFMMIWPPIFPALKDDHARQGSWVEMGQPETVST